From the genome of bacterium, one region includes:
- the fliD gene encoding flagellar filament capping protein FliD gives MSSVGLATGLDTDTLIAQLMSIERRPVLRLENKIKSRNTQLAVYTDLRSRLDSLRSAVSGIKTAAAFSKFTATSSNEEVATVSASGEAQAGTHTMKVTQLATNAISVSQSFASNSASIGTGTFRLSIGGEDHDIEITSSNNTIKGLRDAINAADTGVTASIVQDDASGNSFRLVLSSDETGTENAHTVSLQGWSGTAPAFTDGSGETAGQQAQDAQFTFDGISVTKSANEVDDLIDGVTLFLRDDSSPTTPVTIKIESNAAEVKNSIQGFVDAYNDAVTYLRDKGRTADMRGDVTFSQLLSSLQNLVAEGNPDATGAYTRMSQVGITSQSGKLTINADTLTSALEDHFDDVVSLFTTRGTTSDPNVIFLNNTTATQGGSYAVEITGVGSQVTGTIGGYAANSYSGNFLIGAEGTPVEGMMIQFTGGSTGSYGNINFAVGLMESFERSLNDILKSNTGTIATREQRIEDGIEGLQEQIETKERSLTRTEQALRTKFTHLEQLVSQLQSSQNALLALQTRSFGR, from the coding sequence ATGTCGAGCGTTGGACTCGCGACAGGCCTCGATACCGATACCCTCATCGCGCAGTTGATGTCGATTGAGCGGCGGCCGGTATTGCGGCTCGAAAACAAGATCAAGTCGCGTAACACGCAGTTGGCCGTTTACACGGACCTGCGCAGCCGGCTCGACTCGCTGCGTTCCGCGGTGTCGGGAATAAAGACCGCCGCCGCGTTCTCGAAGTTTACCGCCACCAGCTCCAACGAAGAAGTCGCGACGGTCAGCGCCTCCGGCGAGGCGCAAGCCGGCACGCACACCATGAAGGTGACGCAGCTCGCCACGAATGCAATCAGCGTCAGCCAGTCGTTCGCCTCGAATTCGGCGTCCATCGGCACGGGCACGTTTCGCCTGTCGATCGGCGGCGAGGATCACGACATCGAGATCACGAGCTCGAACAACACGATCAAGGGTTTGCGCGACGCGATCAACGCGGCGGACACGGGTGTGACCGCGTCGATCGTCCAGGACGACGCGTCGGGCAATTCGTTCCGCCTGGTGCTGTCTTCGGACGAGACGGGCACCGAAAACGCGCACACGGTTTCGCTTCAGGGTTGGAGCGGCACGGCGCCGGCCTTCACCGACGGTTCCGGCGAAACGGCGGGCCAGCAGGCACAGGACGCGCAATTCACGTTCGACGGCATCAGCGTCACCAAGAGCGCGAACGAGGTGGACGATCTCATCGACGGCGTCACGCTCTTTTTACGCGACGACTCAAGCCCGACGACGCCCGTCACCATCAAGATCGAAAGCAACGCCGCCGAGGTGAAAAACAGCATCCAGGGATTCGTGGACGCGTACAACGACGCGGTGACGTATCTGCGCGATAAGGGGCGCACGGCGGACATGCGCGGGGACGTCACGTTCTCGCAGCTCTTGTCGTCGCTTCAGAATCTCGTCGCCGAGGGCAATCCGGACGCGACCGGCGCCTACACGCGCATGTCGCAGGTTGGTATCACGTCGCAAAGCGGCAAGCTGACGATCAACGCGGATACGCTGACGAGCGCGCTCGAGGATCACTTCGACGACGTGGTGTCACTGTTCACGACTCGCGGCACGACAAGCGACCCGAACGTGATCTTCCTGAACAACACCACGGCGACGCAGGGCGGATCGTACGCGGTCGAGATCACGGGCGTCGGCTCGCAGGTCACCGGCACGATCGGCGGATACGCCGCGAATTCGTATTCGGGCAACTTTCTCATCGGCGCCGAGGGCACCCCGGTCGAGGGGATGATGATCCAGTTCACCGGCGGTTCGACGGGCAGCTACGGTAATATAAATTTCGCGGTCGGGCTGATGGAGTCGTTCGAGCGTTCGCTAAACGACATCCTGAAATCGAACACGGGGACGATCGCCACGCGCGAGCAACGCATCGAGGACGGCATCGAGGGGCTTCAGGAGCAGATCGAAACCAAGGAGCGCAGCCTCACGCGCACGGAGCAGGCGCTGCGCACGAAGTTCACGCATCTCGAGCAGCTCGTCTCGCAATTACAATCGTCGCAGAACGCGCTCCTCGCGTTGCAGACGCGATCATTCGGGCGTTGA
- a CDS encoding rubredoxin — translation MQQYVCTSCGYVYDPAVGDPEGNIPPGTPFEEIPDDWVCPICYATKDMFDPY, via the coding sequence ATGCAGCAATACGTCTGCACGAGTTGCGGCTACGTCTACGACCCGGCCGTCGGCGACCCGGAGGGCAACATCCCCCCCGGCACGCCCTTCGAGGAGATACCCGACGACTGGGTCTGCCCGATCTGCTATGCTACGAAAGACATGTTCGACCCGTATTAG
- the fliS gene encoding flagellar export chaperone FliS — MNGYGMKVAAYSRNDVQTANRLQLLIMLYDGAINFMKHARERLVEKDHAKKGYYITKAMAIISELKSTLDFSANRELAGNLDRLYIFINDCLMKAQVGNDETKIDEAIRVTGILRDGWVELSQNGGQPVEQHAMDANAPGLRVSV; from the coding sequence GTGAACGGCTACGGAATGAAAGTCGCGGCATATTCGAGGAACGACGTTCAGACGGCCAACCGACTGCAATTGCTCATCATGCTCTACGACGGCGCGATCAATTTCATGAAACACGCGCGCGAGCGCCTTGTCGAGAAAGATCACGCGAAAAAGGGCTATTACATCACCAAGGCGATGGCCATCATTTCCGAGCTCAAGAGCACGCTCGATTTCTCGGCGAATCGGGAGCTCGCCGGAAATCTCGACCGGCTCTACATCTTCATCAACGATTGCCTGATGAAGGCGCAGGTCGGCAACGACGAGACGAAGATCGACGAGGCCATTCGCGTCACCGGCATCCTGCGCGACGGATGGGTGGAGCTTTCGCAAAACGGCGGGCAGCCCGTCGAGCAGCACGCGATGGACGCGAACGCGCCGGGCTTGCGGGTGAGCGTATGA
- a CDS encoding type IIA DNA topoisomerase subunit B: MAQQQSLPLAEYTEEHVKSLEWDEHIRTRPGMYIGRLGDGSQYDDGIYVLLKEVLDNSVDEFLMGAGRRIEIEVENGTVRIRDFGRGIPHGKLVECVARINTGAKYDKGAFFRSVGLNGVGTKAVNALSDHFLVTSFRDGQEKSADFARGKLLKEARPRASKEQSGTLIEFTPDASIFHDFAYRPELIEERLWNYAYLNRGLRIHFNGKVIQSKDGLLDLLNKEVGEAGLYPVIYVESDTIEFALTHTDNYGESYLSFVNGQYTPDGGTHQTAFREGILKGLREFYKRDIDGADARGGIVGSILVRIHEPVFESQTKTKLGSLNVTPGGPTVRSWVVDFVRDKLVTHLYKNADAAKALGEKVTRNERERKELAGIKKLANERQKKANIHNRKLRDCKVSFTDANHPDHERTQLFIVEGDSASGSLTKARNVQTQAVFALKGKPLNCFGSSRKVVYENEELNLLQHALGIEDDIENLRYSHVIIATDADVDGMHIRLLLLTFFLQFHPELVRKGHVYILQTPLFRVRNKKDTRYCYSETEKQEAVKALSGKPEITRFKGLGEISPDEFGGFIGSEIRLERVEISHGTPVKDLLSYYMGKNTPARRDFITDNLIIEPIDLAGASADDAAGSATA; the protein is encoded by the coding sequence ATGGCCCAACAGCAATCGCTTCCCCTTGCCGAATACACCGAGGAGCACGTCAAAAGCCTCGAGTGGGACGAGCACATCCGCACCCGCCCGGGCATGTACATCGGCCGCCTCGGCGACGGTTCGCAATACGACGACGGGATCTACGTCCTCCTGAAGGAAGTGCTCGACAACAGCGTCGACGAATTCCTCATGGGCGCCGGACGCCGGATCGAGATCGAGGTCGAAAACGGTACCGTGCGCATCCGGGACTTCGGCCGCGGCATCCCGCACGGCAAGCTCGTGGAGTGCGTCGCGCGGATCAACACCGGCGCGAAATACGACAAGGGCGCCTTTTTTCGTTCGGTCGGACTCAACGGCGTCGGCACCAAGGCCGTCAACGCGCTCTCCGATCATTTTCTCGTCACGTCGTTTCGCGACGGCCAGGAAAAGAGCGCCGATTTCGCGCGCGGCAAATTGCTGAAGGAGGCGCGCCCGCGGGCGTCGAAAGAGCAAAGCGGCACGCTGATCGAGTTCACGCCCGACGCGTCGATCTTCCACGATTTCGCCTACCGGCCGGAACTCATCGAAGAGCGTCTCTGGAACTACGCGTATCTCAACCGCGGCTTGCGCATCCATTTCAACGGCAAGGTCATCCAGAGCAAGGACGGCCTGCTCGATCTGTTGAACAAGGAGGTCGGCGAGGCCGGGCTCTATCCGGTGATCTACGTCGAATCCGACACGATCGAATTCGCCCTGACGCACACCGACAACTACGGCGAATCGTACCTGTCGTTCGTCAACGGCCAATACACGCCGGACGGCGGCACGCACCAGACGGCGTTTCGCGAGGGCATCCTCAAGGGGCTGCGCGAGTTCTACAAGCGCGATATCGACGGCGCCGACGCGCGCGGCGGCATCGTCGGATCGATCCTGGTGCGCATCCACGAGCCGGTGTTTGAATCGCAGACCAAGACCAAGCTCGGCAGCCTGAACGTGACACCCGGCGGGCCGACCGTGCGTTCGTGGGTGGTCGATTTCGTTCGCGACAAGCTGGTGACGCACCTCTACAAGAACGCGGACGCGGCCAAGGCGCTCGGCGAAAAGGTCACGCGCAACGAACGCGAGCGCAAGGAGCTGGCGGGCATCAAAAAACTCGCGAACGAGCGCCAGAAAAAAGCGAACATCCACAACCGCAAGCTGCGCGATTGCAAGGTGAGCTTCACGGACGCGAATCACCCGGATCACGAGCGCACGCAGCTTTTCATCGTCGAGGGCGACAGCGCCTCGGGCAGTCTAACCAAGGCGCGCAACGTGCAGACGCAAGCCGTATTCGCGCTGAAGGGCAAGCCGCTCAACTGCTTCGGTTCCTCGCGCAAGGTCGTTTACGAAAACGAGGAGCTGAACCTTTTGCAGCACGCGCTCGGCATCGAGGACGACATCGAGAATCTGCGCTACAGCCACGTCATCATCGCGACCGACGCCGACGTGGACGGCATGCACATCCGCCTGTTGCTTCTGACGTTCTTCCTGCAATTCCACCCCGAGCTCGTTCGCAAGGGGCACGTGTACATTCTGCAGACGCCGCTGTTTCGCGTGCGCAACAAAAAGGATACGCGCTACTGCTACTCCGAAACGGAAAAGCAGGAGGCCGTGAAAGCGCTTTCCGGCAAGCCCGAGATCACGCGATTCAAGGGCCTCGGCGAGATTTCGCCGGACGAATTCGGCGGATTCATCGGCTCGGAGATTCGCCTGGAGCGCGTGGAGATTTCGCACGGCACGCCGGTGAAGGATCTGCTCTCGTATTACATGGGCAAGAACACGCCCGCCCGGCGCGACTTCATCACCGACAATCTGATTATCGAGCCGATTGACCTGGCCGGCGCGTCCGCGGACGACGCCGCCGGCTCGGCGACCGCCTGA
- a CDS encoding SDR family oxidoreductase — MKPPIDNATILITGASAGIGAEFAQQLGTRAGTLILVARRKEAMDALAAQITAARPECKVLVRSCDLSDLDAARGLLDELESSAPPIDVLINNAGFGDFGVFDLADWHKTERMLRLNVVVLAYLTHRLVRPMVARGRGGVMNVSSTYGLVFNPGFSGYIGTKHFVSGFTEALAGDLAGTGVVATHVCPGPTATEFIDQIGNFTGMNTPKFIEQSAADCARVAIRAFERGRARVLTSGFAKVGYAMSYVTPNFVLRAIYQPVGKRLRKMQMKHLKATNSLEG; from the coding sequence ATGAAACCGCCGATCGACAACGCCACCATTCTCATCACCGGCGCGTCCGCCGGCATCGGCGCCGAGTTCGCGCAGCAGCTCGGCACGCGCGCCGGGACGCTGATTCTCGTCGCGCGGCGTAAGGAGGCGATGGACGCGCTCGCCGCGCAGATCACCGCCGCGCGGCCGGAGTGCAAGGTGCTGGTGCGTTCGTGCGATCTGTCCGACCTCGACGCGGCGCGCGGCCTTCTCGACGAACTCGAATCGTCCGCGCCGCCGATCGACGTCCTCATCAATAACGCGGGTTTCGGCGACTTCGGCGTCTTCGATCTCGCCGACTGGCACAAGACCGAGCGCATGTTGCGGCTCAACGTCGTTGTTCTCGCGTATCTGACGCACCGTCTCGTGCGCCCGATGGTCGCGCGCGGGCGCGGCGGCGTGATGAATGTCAGCTCGACCTACGGTCTCGTCTTCAACCCCGGATTTTCCGGTTACATCGGCACGAAGCACTTCGTCTCCGGCTTCACCGAAGCGCTTGCCGGCGATCTCGCGGGGACGGGCGTCGTCGCGACGCACGTCTGCCCCGGCCCGACGGCGACGGAATTCATCGACCAAATCGGCAATTTCACCGGCATGAACACGCCGAAATTCATCGAGCAATCGGCGGCCGATTGCGCACGCGTGGCGATCCGCGCGTTCGAACGCGGACGCGCGCGCGTGCTGACGAGCGGGTTCGCGAAGGTCGGCTACGCGATGAGCTACGTGACGCCGAATTTCGTCCTGCGCGCGATTTACCAGCCGGTCGGCAAGCGGCTACGGAAGATGCAAATGAAGCATCTGAAGGCTACGAATAGTCTGGAAGGCTAA
- a CDS encoding MBL fold metallo-hydrolase, giving the protein MAVATMIVACQREAGTPHDWNRDREGASPQSSILDPQSASDATRVALTHAKAHFAKRIERVTDRVHVAIGYALGNSILVAVDGGKVIFDTTESLAAAREIRSRFDEIAPGPVLAVIYTHTHPDHILGASAFADADTPIFATARAPHDLSHQFGSVSTALRMRGAHQFGEGLPEKLMVSNAIGARLRLDDGPVPPVLYPTKTFEGETRFEIGGVTFELMAAPGETHDQLFVWLPGERVLLPGDNIYAAFPNLYAPRGVPPRPVREWIASLDAMRARAPEYLVPSHTSPISGADSVMKTLTAYRDAIAHVHNSVVNMANDGATPDEMAVAIRLPTHLAAHPWLQEVYGTVAWSVRGVYAGYFGWFDGRAQNLSPLSPRRRADILVPLAGRDRIVARANELAGEGDRQAALELASMLLDTNAGDDEARELASRMMEEIGRATPNMNARGYYLTSAAELAGAWAPPPRPVIAPETIAQVPLATIIGTFPERLTDKAVGADFVLGIDISNTGESYTFVLRKGVGEVAPRRAESPDLRIVATERDFKEFLLTPLGAATNLLTGDVKIEGGVKNLARFNSLLKKP; this is encoded by the coding sequence TTGGCCGTGGCGACGATGATCGTGGCCTGCCAGAGGGAAGCGGGTACGCCCCATGATTGGAACCGCGACCGCGAGGGAGCGAGCCCGCAATCTTCGATCCTCGATCCTCAATCCGCCTCCGACGCGACGCGCGTCGCGCTTACGCACGCCAAAGCGCACTTTGCCAAGCGCATCGAGCGCGTCACGGATCGCGTTCACGTCGCAATCGGCTACGCGCTCGGCAACAGCATTCTGGTCGCGGTCGATGGCGGCAAGGTCATTTTCGACACGACGGAGTCGCTTGCCGCGGCGCGGGAGATCCGCTCGCGCTTCGACGAGATCGCGCCCGGGCCGGTGCTGGCGGTCATCTACACGCACACGCACCCGGACCACATCCTGGGTGCGAGCGCGTTCGCGGATGCGGACACGCCGATCTTTGCGACGGCGCGCGCGCCGCATGATCTGTCGCACCAGTTCGGCAGCGTTTCGACCGCGCTTCGCATGCGCGGCGCGCATCAGTTTGGCGAGGGTCTGCCGGAGAAGCTGATGGTGTCGAACGCGATCGGTGCGCGGCTGCGCCTGGACGACGGTCCGGTGCCGCCGGTCCTGTATCCGACCAAAACGTTTGAGGGCGAAACGCGCTTTGAGATTGGTGGCGTGACGTTCGAGCTTATGGCCGCGCCCGGCGAAACGCACGATCAGCTTTTCGTGTGGCTGCCGGGCGAGCGCGTCCTGTTGCCGGGCGACAATATCTACGCGGCGTTTCCGAATCTCTACGCGCCGCGCGGCGTGCCGCCGCGCCCGGTGCGCGAGTGGATCGCCTCGCTCGACGCCATGCGCGCGCGCGCGCCGGAATATCTGGTGCCGAGTCACACCAGCCCGATTTCCGGCGCCGATTCGGTGATGAAAACGCTGACCGCGTATCGCGACGCGATCGCACACGTTCACAACAGCGTGGTGAATATGGCCAACGACGGCGCCACGCCGGACGAGATGGCCGTGGCGATCCGGCTGCCGACGCACCTCGCGGCGCATCCGTGGCTGCAAGAGGTTTACGGCACCGTCGCGTGGTCCGTGCGCGGCGTCTACGCGGGCTACTTCGGGTGGTTTGACGGCCGCGCGCAAAATCTTTCGCCGCTGTCGCCGCGACGGCGCGCGGACATTCTCGTGCCGCTCGCGGGGCGCGATAGGATTGTCGCGCGCGCAAACGAACTGGCGGGCGAGGGTGATCGCCAGGCGGCGCTCGAACTGGCGTCGATGCTTCTGGACACCAATGCGGGCGACGACGAGGCGCGCGAACTTGCCTCGCGCATGATGGAGGAGATCGGCCGCGCAACACCGAACATGAATGCGCGCGGCTACTACCTGACGAGCGCGGCCGAGCTTGCCGGCGCGTGGGCGCCGCCGCCGCGCCCGGTCATCGCGCCCGAAACGATCGCGCAGGTGCCGCTGGCGACCATCATCGGCACGTTTCCCGAGCGCTTGACGGACAAGGCGGTCGGCGCGGATTTCGTTCTCGGTATCGACATCAGCAACACCGGCGAGAGTTACACGTTTGTCCTCCGCAAGGGGGTCGGCGAGGTCGCGCCGCGCCGCGCGGAAAGTCCCGATCTGCGCATCGTGGCGACGGAGCGCGACTTCAAGGAATTTCTGCTGACGCCGCTTGGCGCGGCGACGAATCTTCTAACCGGCGACGTGAAGATCGAGGGCGGGGTGAAAAATCTCGCTCGCTTCAATTCGCTGCTGAAAAAACCCTAA
- a CDS encoding DNA gyrase/topoisomerase IV subunit A — MARKKKSDPPPPPPPTLVPDAVEVGETYRDYFLQYASYVITDRAIPDVADGLKPVQRRILHSLWENEDGRYNKVANIVGHAMKYHPHGDASIFAALVGLGQKELLIDTQGNWGDPVTGDAPAAARYIEARLTKFALEVGFHPDLTTYKLSYDGRNKEPVALPVRFPLLLALGTEGIAVGLTTRILPHNFVELLEAQKKYFRKEPFEIFPDFPTGGLADVSGYNDGAPGSRVKVRARLEDRGGKAIAIREIAYGTTTEGVIESIVNAGDKGKIKLARIDDNTAGEVDILVYFQRGVDMDKAMDALYAFTDCEVTLSPNGMVIRDGRPVSMTTSELLIHNADQTRELLRRDLELQRDALETKWHHKSLVQFFVENRIYLRIEKSKTWEAVLSEIDEGLKPHRQKLRREVTHDDLVMLTEVRIRRISAWDAERAREELDAIDRELAEINKHLRNLTKYVVAWLDHLIEKYGKGRERKTELTQFEAVRAVEVAARTEKLYVDREHGFVGTDPKIGEEIGPCSRLDNVLTINRDGSLKVTKVEARSFVGEKILWAQVFDAADRDRVFNIVYDDGRTEKGYVKRFAIGGVTRDKDYPLIPKSKGGRVYYLSDGDEKFALVKLRKKPRIRTEIPVRFDDFLVKGRVAGGVTISKHKISSVQEISRNKYAELEGLDANALPAPAGAGTEEDEA, encoded by the coding sequence ATGGCGCGCAAGAAGAAAAGCGATCCGCCGCCGCCTCCGCCGCCGACGCTCGTGCCCGATGCCGTCGAGGTCGGCGAGACCTATCGCGACTACTTTCTTCAATACGCATCGTACGTCATCACCGACCGCGCGATTCCGGACGTCGCCGACGGGCTGAAGCCCGTGCAGCGCCGTATCCTGCACTCGCTGTGGGAAAACGAGGACGGCCGCTACAACAAGGTCGCCAACATTGTCGGCCACGCGATGAAATATCATCCGCACGGCGATGCCTCGATCTTCGCCGCGCTTGTCGGCCTGGGACAAAAAGAGCTTCTCATCGACACGCAGGGCAACTGGGGCGATCCGGTCACGGGCGACGCGCCGGCCGCCGCGCGCTACATTGAGGCGCGGCTGACGAAATTCGCACTCGAGGTTGGCTTTCATCCCGATCTGACGACCTACAAGCTATCGTACGACGGGCGCAACAAGGAGCCCGTCGCGCTGCCGGTGCGGTTTCCGCTTCTGCTTGCGCTCGGCACCGAGGGCATCGCCGTCGGCCTGACGACGCGCATCCTGCCGCACAATTTCGTCGAGCTTCTCGAGGCGCAGAAAAAATATTTTCGCAAAGAGCCGTTCGAGATCTTTCCCGATTTTCCGACCGGCGGCCTCGCGGACGTTTCCGGCTACAACGACGGCGCGCCCGGTTCTCGCGTGAAGGTGCGCGCGCGGCTCGAGGACCGCGGCGGCAAGGCGATCGCCATCCGCGAGATCGCCTACGGCACGACGACCGAGGGCGTCATCGAGTCGATCGTCAACGCGGGCGACAAAGGGAAGATCAAGCTCGCGCGCATCGACGACAACACGGCCGGCGAGGTCGATATCCTCGTCTACTTCCAGCGCGGCGTGGACATGGACAAGGCGATGGACGCGCTGTACGCGTTCACCGATTGCGAGGTGACGCTCTCGCCCAACGGCATGGTGATCCGCGACGGCCGGCCGGTGTCGATGACCACATCCGAGTTGCTCATCCACAACGCGGATCAGACCCGGGAGTTGCTGCGCCGCGATCTGGAATTGCAGCGCGACGCGCTCGAAACGAAATGGCATCACAAGAGCCTCGTGCAGTTCTTCGTCGAAAACCGCATCTACCTGCGCATCGAAAAATCGAAGACGTGGGAGGCGGTGCTCTCGGAAATCGACGAGGGCCTGAAGCCGCACAGGCAAAAGCTGCGGCGCGAGGTGACACACGACGATCTGGTGATGCTCACGGAGGTGCGCATCCGCCGCATCAGCGCGTGGGACGCCGAGCGCGCCCGCGAGGAGCTCGACGCGATCGACCGGGAGCTTGCCGAGATCAACAAGCACCTGCGCAACCTGACGAAGTACGTTGTCGCATGGCTCGACCACCTCATCGAAAAATACGGCAAGGGCCGTGAGCGCAAAACGGAGCTGACCCAGTTCGAGGCCGTGCGCGCCGTCGAGGTCGCCGCGCGAACGGAAAAGCTCTACGTCGATCGCGAACACGGTTTTGTCGGCACCGATCCGAAAATCGGCGAAGAGATCGGTCCGTGCTCCAGGCTCGACAACGTCTTGACGATCAACCGCGACGGCTCGCTGAAGGTGACGAAGGTCGAGGCGCGCAGCTTTGTCGGCGAGAAAATCCTGTGGGCGCAGGTATTCGACGCCGCCGACCGCGACCGCGTTTTCAATATTGTTTACGACGATGGCCGCACGGAGAAAGGCTACGTCAAGCGATTTGCGATCGGTGGTGTTACGCGCGACAAGGACTATCCGCTCATCCCGAAATCGAAGGGCGGGCGCGTCTATTACCTATCCGACGGCGACGAGAAATTCGCGCTCGTGAAGCTGCGCAAAAAGCCGCGTATCCGGACCGAGATCCCCGTGCGCTTCGACGATTTTCTCGTGAAAGGTCGCGTCGCCGGCGGCGTGACGATCAGTAAGCACAAGATTTCGAGCGTGCAGGAAATCTCGCGAAACAAATATGCCGAGCTTGAGGGGCTGGACGCAAACGCCCTGCCGGCGCCGGCGGGTGCGGGGACGGAAGAAGACGAAGCTTGA
- a CDS encoding flagellar protein FlaG, whose product MNIDPTFRQPQGERAAATRRDPGALHKDREPVEGKTSGMEATEKPQKPEVKSTLDMDNRMITFERDDDLGRVVVKVVDPKTKEVIRELPPEELRDIAKRLQEAAGKLLDGMA is encoded by the coding sequence ATGAATATCGACCCAACATTCAGGCAGCCGCAAGGAGAGCGCGCCGCCGCTACGCGGAGGGATCCCGGCGCCCTCCATAAGGACCGCGAGCCCGTCGAGGGCAAAACGTCCGGCATGGAGGCCACCGAGAAACCGCAAAAGCCCGAGGTCAAAAGCACGCTCGACATGGACAATCGCATGATCACATTCGAGCGGGACGATGACCTGGGGCGCGTCGTCGTGAAGGTCGTGGACCCGAAGACGAAGGAAGTCATCCGGGAGTTGCCGCCCGAGGAACTGCGGGATATCGCCAAGCGCCTGCAGGAAGCCGCGGGAAAACTTCTGGACGGAATGGCGTAA